A region of Gadus morhua chromosome 18, gadMor3.0, whole genome shotgun sequence DNA encodes the following proteins:
- the LOC115531146 gene encoding rho GTPase-activating protein 23 isoform X2: protein MNGVAFCLVGIPPHSDRPAKGHGDGMVSSNENRPRPLSSGGVEGLSWPGPRTLLLQKNSLGFGFTLRHFIVYPPESSLQSPLKDDENGNENDKGGQRSRLEPMDTIFVKSVKDKGPAQLAGLCTGDRLVKVNGETVLGKTYSQVISLIQNSQNILELSIMPKDEDVLQLAFSQDAYLTGNEPYSGEAQDLPKPPSLSYSGSKPSCTPLQGGHDPHHSSLDNRHPHAAAAAAAVSPLDNRTPGAAAPPTHASGWPGACPDPGAGHLAASGREWHGRSSSIVTALDFHFANHNAAIASATLPPPRKGSLPGTSRSHSDALCHQALSDWYYSQAEAAELMSPPRHCSVSQDRLADLGLSPALGPASKPESSANHRRRETLLYHQQTTTCSPDPGWRGGGPWGPGNKSCSESLLAAYAEYEHTYGRSRETLAQATALIAPHAHQPHPPGCDSQGSHSAKGREPKQEQRPSDHQVAVTYPVTAATATAPPRGRQVAEPQTRTLQQEEVVGYKSYSPSFCRKADHLLQQAHSFRESNYSSPYLAWSPSESEGGAAPRPRSTPAMPSEEEEEGEPEGEAERQATPPSPLSQEVVLRQKPPSGRRTLALRHTSYAPTLEHTEPPGTLPSAGWRGGSLPRRVNGSLAQHTLDSLSSIPFIDEPTSPSVDLQARPVQACLVVSVPDPPASTVLTPNTVTPTLSHSTTAPCVRLRPKDCSMKGRRSSYLLAITTERSKSCDEGLNTFREEGRVFSRLPKRVKSFFTDGSLETLRAQEEARSKRHSTSELGTITFSNVRKEGWLHSKQILTEKGKKLGGSMRPWKRVFSVLRSHSLFLYKDKREAVLHGAGAPGQDHQPPICIRGCLVDIAYSETKRKHTLRLTTQDFCEYLLQAEDREDMLAWIRVIRENSKTDSEELGFSRQALINKRLNDYKKQSPTVNKPDHSPRAHRMMPPFLLAKTDNNSVTRSSKTGGSHSNYDDLKAVWGIHIMKKSKKTGTPKAFGIRLEDCQPALNSKFVPLIVEMCCGVVEASGLDYTGIYRVPGNNAMVSNLQEHLNKGLDINTAEERWQDLNVISSLLKSFFRKLPEPVFTDDKYNDFIDANRIEDAGDRLKTMKKLIQELPDYYHHTLRYLVGHLKKVADNADKNKMEPRNLALVFGPTLVRTSEDNMTDMVTHMPDRYKIVETLILHHDWFFDDGSLDEEDEAPEDKPDSQPAPNIDHLLSNIGRSGMPGEASDSTTSDSVKSKPSSGPKKDMSTREFLSMSIMSAVTRKRKKSPSLHPAGVGSSSTDDDSEHEPVKTSNYGGSEQREHGDGDEAAQETPTRCDPSRREEGGEAAENCVRCDGEKAEKGTQKEEVKRRGERPVQPRPSSFLYSHYYQCPTRLHASCQRPLYGTSPFQHPRPRYLAKPLPVIPSWLPPGRRCQNPGLQTRQEPECNQPVSVRYRTARGGRERAVSMNLDLEMHQAEDWRGERVEVIRVIEGVPRVFGAPQGSILSPEAIQQRPQRIDRLRSTAAEAPTLSPPSLGFMDQDAVVVLRKSAMDSRDKRRAFRRHTVVV, encoded by the exons ATGAATGGAGTCGCTTTCTGCCTTGTTGGGATCCCACCCCACTCTGACAGACCA GCTAAAGGACATGGAGACGGCATGGTGTCGTCCAACGAGAACCGCCCCCGGCCGCTGTCGTCGGGCGGGGTGGAGGGTCTGTCCTGGCCTGGCCCACGGACCCTGCTGCTCCAGAAGAACTCCCTGGGCTTCGGATTCACGCTGCGCCACTTCATCGTCTACCCCCCAGAGTCCTCCCTGCAGAGCCCCCTCAAG GATGACGAGAATGGAAACGAAAATGACAAAG GCGGCCAGCGTTCTCGCTTGGAGCCCATGGACACCATCTTTGTGAAGAGTGTGAAGGATAAAGGCCCCGCCCAACTAGCTGGTCTGTGTACTG GGGACAGGTTAGTGAAGGTAAATGGGGAGACTGTCCTGGGGAAAACCTACTCTCAGGTGATATCTTTAATCCAAAACAG TCAGAACATTCTAGAACTGTCCATAATGCCAAAAGACGAGGATGTGTTGCAGTTG GCATTCTCCCAGGACGCCTACCTGACCGGCAACGAGCCCTACAGTGGAGAGGCTCAGGACCTCCCCAAGCCTCCCTCCCTGAGCTACTCCGGCTCCAAGCCCAGCTGCACCCCCCTGCAGGGCGGCCACGACCCCCACCACAGCTCCCTGGACAACCGCCAcccccacgccgccgccgccgccgctgccgtgTCCCCCCTGGACAACCGCACGCCCGGCGCCGCCGCCCCGCCCACGCACGCCTCCGGCTGGCCCGGGGCGTGCCCGGACCCGGGCGCGGGACACTTAGCGGCGTCGGGGCGGGAGTGGCACGGGCGATCGTCGTCGATCGTCACCGCGCTCGACTTCCACTTCGCCAACCACAACGCCGCCATCGCCTCGGCGACCCTGCCCCCGCCCCGCAAGGGCAGCCTCCCGGGCACGTCGCGCTCCCACTCGGACGCGCTGTGCCACCAGGCGCTGTCGGACTGGTACTACAGCCAGGCCGAGGCGGCCGAGCTCATGTCCCCCCCGCGCCACTGCAGCGTCTCCCAGGACCGCCTGGCCGACCTGGGGCTGAGCCCGGCCCTAGGCCCCGCCTCCAAGCCGGAGTCCTCGGCCAATCACCGCAGGCGCGAGACCCTCCTCTACCATCAGCAGACCACGACTTGCTCCCCGGACCCCGGGTGGCGAGGCGGGGGTCCGTGGGGTCCGGGGAACAAGTCCTGCTCCGAGAGCCTGCTGGCGGCCTACGCAGAGTACGAGCACACCTACGGGCGCTCCAGGGAGACCCTCGCCCAGGCGACGGCTCTCATCGCTCCGCACGCCCACCAACCGCACCCGCCCGGCTGCGACTCCCAGGGCTCACACTCAGCCAAGGGCCGGGAGCCAAAGCAGGAGCAGAGACCGTCGGACCACCAGGTCGCAGTGACTTACCCTGTAACCGCGGCGACcgccacagcgccccctaggggcCGGCAGGTCGCCGAACCCCAGACCCGGACgctgcagcaggaggaggtggtgggctACAAGAGCTACAGCCCCTCTTTCTGCCGCAAAGCGGACCACCTCCTGCAGCAGGCCCACTCGTTCCGGGAGTCCAACTACAGCAGCCCCTACCTCGCCTGGAGCCCCTCGGAGAGCGAGGGGGGCGCGGCGCCCCGGCCGCGCTCCACCCCAGCCATGCcctccgaggaggaggaggagggggagccggagggggaggcggagaggCAGGCCACGCCTCCCTCGCCCCTGAGCCAAGAGGTGGTCCTGAGACAGAAGCCCCCCTCGGGGCGGCGCACGCTGGCGCTCCGACACACCAGCTACGCCCCGACCTTGGAGCACACGGAGCCCCCCGGGACGCTGCCCTcggctgggtggagggggggcagcCTCCCTCGACGGGTCAACGGCAGCCTGGCCCAGCACACGCTGGACTCCCTGTCCTCCATACCCTTCATAG ATGAACCCACCAGTCCCAGTGTGGACCTGCAGGCCCGCCCCGTCCAGGCCTGCCTGGTGGTGTCTGTCCCCGACCCCCCAGCCTCCACTGTCCTCACCCCCAACACCGTCACCCCCACCCTGTCCCACTCTACCACCGCCCCCTGTGTCCGTCTCCGACCTAAGGATTGCA GCATGAAGGGACGCCGGTCGTCCTACCTGCTGGCTATCACCACAGAGCGCTCCAAGTCATGTGACGAAGGTCTGAACACCTTCAGGGAAGAGGGACGCGTCTTCTC GAGATTACCAAAAAGAGTCAAGAGCTTCTTCACCGATGGC TCTCTGGAGACACTCAGAGCCCAAGAAGAGGCGAGGTCCAAACGCCACTCCACCTCTGAGCTGGGAACCATCACCTTTAGCAACGTCCGCAAAGAGGGCTGGCTGCACTCCAAACAGATCCTCACAGAGAAGGGGAAG AAGCTCGGCGGCAGCATGCGACCGTGGAAGCGCGTGTTCTCCGTGCTGCGCTCCCATTCGCTGTTCCTCTACAAGGACAAGCGGGAGGCGGTGCTCCACGGCGCGGGGGCCCCCGGCCAGGACCACCAGCCGCCCATCTGCATCCGGGGCTGCCTGGTGGACATCGCCTACAGCGAGACCAAGAGGAAGCACACGCTGCGCCTCACCACGCAGGACTTCTGTGAGTACCTGCTGCAGGCCGAGGACCGCGAGGACATGCTGGCCTGGATCCGCGTCATCCGGGAGAACAGCAAGACCGACTCCGAG GAGCTCGGTTTTTCAAGGCAAGCACTCATCAACAAGAGGTTGAACGACTACAAGAAACAGAG TCCCACGGTCAACAAGCCAGACCACTCCCCCAGGGCCCACCGCATGATGCCCCCCTTCCTGCTGGCCAAGACGGACAACAACTCCGTGACCCGCTCCTCCAAGACCGGTGGGTCACACAGTAACTACg ATGACCTCAAGGCCGTGTGGGGCATCCACATCATGAAGAAGAGCAAAAAGACGGGCACTCCCAAAGCCTTTGGCATCAGACTGGAGGACTGTCAGCCTGCACTGAACAGCAAG TTTGTTCCCCTGATCGTGGAGATGTGCTGCGGGGTGGTGGAGGCCTCAGGGCTGGACTACACCGGTATCTACCGGGTACCGGGGAACAACGCCATGGTGTCCAACCTCCAGGAGCACCTGAACAAGGGCCTGGACATTAACACGGctgaggag AGATGGCAAGATTTGAACGTAATCAGTAGCCTTCTCAAGTCCTTCTTCCGGAAACTACCGGAACCTGTTTTTACAGATG ATAAGTATAACGACTTCATCGATGCAAACCGGATTGAGGATGCCGGGGACAGGCTAAAAACCATGAAGAAACTT ATCCAGGAACTCCCAGATTACTACCACCACACTCTCAGATACCTGGTGGGCCATCTCAAGAAGGTGGCTGATAACGCAGATAAGAACAAG ATGGAACCCAGGAACCTGGCTCTGGTGTTTGGTCCCACGCTGGTCCGGACGTCGGAGGACAACATGACGGACATGGTCACGCACATGCCCGACCGCTACAAGATCGTGGAGACGCTTATCCTGCAC CATGACTGGTTCTTTGATGATGGATCGCTggatgaggaggacgag gCCCCGGAGGATAAGCCTGACAGTCAGCCCGCGCCGAACATCGACCACCTGCTGTCCAACATCGGCAGGAGCGGCATGCCTGGAGAGGCCTCAG ATTCCACCACCAGCGATTCAGTTAAGTCCAag CCGTCGTCGGGTCCCAAGAAGGACATGAGCACCAGGGAGTTCCTCTCCATGTCCATCATGTCCGCGGTGACCAGGAAGCGTAAGAAGAGCCCCAGCCTACACCCGGCGGGGgttggcagcagcagcacggacGACGACTCTGAGCACGAACCGGTCAAAACCAGCAACTACGGCGGCTCGGAGCAGAGAGAGCATGGAGACGGGGACGAGGCCGCACAGGAGACGCCCACGAGGTGCGACCCTTCGAggcgagaggaaggaggggaagctGCCGAGAACTGCGTCCGCTGCGACGGAGAGAAGGCGGAAAAAGGGAcgcagaaggaggaggtgaagaggcGAGGCGAAAGGCCCGTGCAGCCCCGCCCCAGCAGTTTCCTTTACTCTCATTATTATCAGTGTCCGACAAGGCTTCATGCGAGCTGCCAGAGACCCCTGTACGGAACCAGTCCTTTCCAGCACCCCAGGCCCCGATACCTGGCCAAGCCACTGCCCGTGATCCCCTCCTGGCTGCCTCCCGGAAGGCGGTGCCAGAACCCCGGCCTGCAGACCAGACAGGAGCCCGAGTGTAACCAGCCGGTGTCCGTCCGATACCGCACGGCgagaggagggcgagagagagcagtgTCTATGAACCTGGACCTCGAGATGCATCAGGCGGAAGATTGGAGAGGAGAACGGGTGGAGGTTATCAGAGTCATCGAGGGAGTGCCAAGGGTTTTCGGTGCACCGCAGGGCTCCATTCTCAGTCCTGAGGCGATTCAGCAGAGACCACAGAGGATAGACAGACTTCGTTCTACAGCAGCGGAGGCCCcgaccctctctcctccttccttggGATTCATGGATCAAGATGCCGTGGTTGTCCTCAGGAAGTCGGCCATGGACTCCAGGGACAAAAGAAGAGCATTCCGTCGCCACACAGTAGTGGTTTGA
- the LOC115531146 gene encoding rho GTPase-activating protein 23 isoform X1, producing the protein MNGVAFCLVGIPPHSDRPAKGHGDGMVSSNENRPRPLSSGGVEGLSWPGPRTLLLQKNSLGFGFTLRHFIVYPPESSLQSPLKDDENGNENDKGGQRSRLEPMDTIFVKSVKDKGPAQLAGLCTGDRLVKVNGETVLGKTYSQVISLIQNSQNILELSIMPKDEDVLQLVSAFSQDAYLTGNEPYSGEAQDLPKPPSLSYSGSKPSCTPLQGGHDPHHSSLDNRHPHAAAAAAAVSPLDNRTPGAAAPPTHASGWPGACPDPGAGHLAASGREWHGRSSSIVTALDFHFANHNAAIASATLPPPRKGSLPGTSRSHSDALCHQALSDWYYSQAEAAELMSPPRHCSVSQDRLADLGLSPALGPASKPESSANHRRRETLLYHQQTTTCSPDPGWRGGGPWGPGNKSCSESLLAAYAEYEHTYGRSRETLAQATALIAPHAHQPHPPGCDSQGSHSAKGREPKQEQRPSDHQVAVTYPVTAATATAPPRGRQVAEPQTRTLQQEEVVGYKSYSPSFCRKADHLLQQAHSFRESNYSSPYLAWSPSESEGGAAPRPRSTPAMPSEEEEEGEPEGEAERQATPPSPLSQEVVLRQKPPSGRRTLALRHTSYAPTLEHTEPPGTLPSAGWRGGSLPRRVNGSLAQHTLDSLSSIPFIDEPTSPSVDLQARPVQACLVVSVPDPPASTVLTPNTVTPTLSHSTTAPCVRLRPKDCSMKGRRSSYLLAITTERSKSCDEGLNTFREEGRVFSRLPKRVKSFFTDGSLETLRAQEEARSKRHSTSELGTITFSNVRKEGWLHSKQILTEKGKKLGGSMRPWKRVFSVLRSHSLFLYKDKREAVLHGAGAPGQDHQPPICIRGCLVDIAYSETKRKHTLRLTTQDFCEYLLQAEDREDMLAWIRVIRENSKTDSEELGFSRQALINKRLNDYKKQSPTVNKPDHSPRAHRMMPPFLLAKTDNNSVTRSSKTGGSHSNYDDLKAVWGIHIMKKSKKTGTPKAFGIRLEDCQPALNSKFVPLIVEMCCGVVEASGLDYTGIYRVPGNNAMVSNLQEHLNKGLDINTAEERWQDLNVISSLLKSFFRKLPEPVFTDDKYNDFIDANRIEDAGDRLKTMKKLIQELPDYYHHTLRYLVGHLKKVADNADKNKMEPRNLALVFGPTLVRTSEDNMTDMVTHMPDRYKIVETLILHHDWFFDDGSLDEEDEAPEDKPDSQPAPNIDHLLSNIGRSGMPGEASDSTTSDSVKSKPSSGPKKDMSTREFLSMSIMSAVTRKRKKSPSLHPAGVGSSSTDDDSEHEPVKTSNYGGSEQREHGDGDEAAQETPTRCDPSRREEGGEAAENCVRCDGEKAEKGTQKEEVKRRGERPVQPRPSSFLYSHYYQCPTRLHASCQRPLYGTSPFQHPRPRYLAKPLPVIPSWLPPGRRCQNPGLQTRQEPECNQPVSVRYRTARGGRERAVSMNLDLEMHQAEDWRGERVEVIRVIEGVPRVFGAPQGSILSPEAIQQRPQRIDRLRSTAAEAPTLSPPSLGFMDQDAVVVLRKSAMDSRDKRRAFRRHTVVV; encoded by the exons ATGAATGGAGTCGCTTTCTGCCTTGTTGGGATCCCACCCCACTCTGACAGACCA GCTAAAGGACATGGAGACGGCATGGTGTCGTCCAACGAGAACCGCCCCCGGCCGCTGTCGTCGGGCGGGGTGGAGGGTCTGTCCTGGCCTGGCCCACGGACCCTGCTGCTCCAGAAGAACTCCCTGGGCTTCGGATTCACGCTGCGCCACTTCATCGTCTACCCCCCAGAGTCCTCCCTGCAGAGCCCCCTCAAG GATGACGAGAATGGAAACGAAAATGACAAAG GCGGCCAGCGTTCTCGCTTGGAGCCCATGGACACCATCTTTGTGAAGAGTGTGAAGGATAAAGGCCCCGCCCAACTAGCTGGTCTGTGTACTG GGGACAGGTTAGTGAAGGTAAATGGGGAGACTGTCCTGGGGAAAACCTACTCTCAGGTGATATCTTTAATCCAAAACAG TCAGAACATTCTAGAACTGTCCATAATGCCAAAAGACGAGGATGTGTTGCAGTTGGTAAGT GCATTCTCCCAGGACGCCTACCTGACCGGCAACGAGCCCTACAGTGGAGAGGCTCAGGACCTCCCCAAGCCTCCCTCCCTGAGCTACTCCGGCTCCAAGCCCAGCTGCACCCCCCTGCAGGGCGGCCACGACCCCCACCACAGCTCCCTGGACAACCGCCAcccccacgccgccgccgccgccgctgccgtgTCCCCCCTGGACAACCGCACGCCCGGCGCCGCCGCCCCGCCCACGCACGCCTCCGGCTGGCCCGGGGCGTGCCCGGACCCGGGCGCGGGACACTTAGCGGCGTCGGGGCGGGAGTGGCACGGGCGATCGTCGTCGATCGTCACCGCGCTCGACTTCCACTTCGCCAACCACAACGCCGCCATCGCCTCGGCGACCCTGCCCCCGCCCCGCAAGGGCAGCCTCCCGGGCACGTCGCGCTCCCACTCGGACGCGCTGTGCCACCAGGCGCTGTCGGACTGGTACTACAGCCAGGCCGAGGCGGCCGAGCTCATGTCCCCCCCGCGCCACTGCAGCGTCTCCCAGGACCGCCTGGCCGACCTGGGGCTGAGCCCGGCCCTAGGCCCCGCCTCCAAGCCGGAGTCCTCGGCCAATCACCGCAGGCGCGAGACCCTCCTCTACCATCAGCAGACCACGACTTGCTCCCCGGACCCCGGGTGGCGAGGCGGGGGTCCGTGGGGTCCGGGGAACAAGTCCTGCTCCGAGAGCCTGCTGGCGGCCTACGCAGAGTACGAGCACACCTACGGGCGCTCCAGGGAGACCCTCGCCCAGGCGACGGCTCTCATCGCTCCGCACGCCCACCAACCGCACCCGCCCGGCTGCGACTCCCAGGGCTCACACTCAGCCAAGGGCCGGGAGCCAAAGCAGGAGCAGAGACCGTCGGACCACCAGGTCGCAGTGACTTACCCTGTAACCGCGGCGACcgccacagcgccccctaggggcCGGCAGGTCGCCGAACCCCAGACCCGGACgctgcagcaggaggaggtggtgggctACAAGAGCTACAGCCCCTCTTTCTGCCGCAAAGCGGACCACCTCCTGCAGCAGGCCCACTCGTTCCGGGAGTCCAACTACAGCAGCCCCTACCTCGCCTGGAGCCCCTCGGAGAGCGAGGGGGGCGCGGCGCCCCGGCCGCGCTCCACCCCAGCCATGCcctccgaggaggaggaggagggggagccggagggggaggcggagaggCAGGCCACGCCTCCCTCGCCCCTGAGCCAAGAGGTGGTCCTGAGACAGAAGCCCCCCTCGGGGCGGCGCACGCTGGCGCTCCGACACACCAGCTACGCCCCGACCTTGGAGCACACGGAGCCCCCCGGGACGCTGCCCTcggctgggtggagggggggcagcCTCCCTCGACGGGTCAACGGCAGCCTGGCCCAGCACACGCTGGACTCCCTGTCCTCCATACCCTTCATAG ATGAACCCACCAGTCCCAGTGTGGACCTGCAGGCCCGCCCCGTCCAGGCCTGCCTGGTGGTGTCTGTCCCCGACCCCCCAGCCTCCACTGTCCTCACCCCCAACACCGTCACCCCCACCCTGTCCCACTCTACCACCGCCCCCTGTGTCCGTCTCCGACCTAAGGATTGCA GCATGAAGGGACGCCGGTCGTCCTACCTGCTGGCTATCACCACAGAGCGCTCCAAGTCATGTGACGAAGGTCTGAACACCTTCAGGGAAGAGGGACGCGTCTTCTC GAGATTACCAAAAAGAGTCAAGAGCTTCTTCACCGATGGC TCTCTGGAGACACTCAGAGCCCAAGAAGAGGCGAGGTCCAAACGCCACTCCACCTCTGAGCTGGGAACCATCACCTTTAGCAACGTCCGCAAAGAGGGCTGGCTGCACTCCAAACAGATCCTCACAGAGAAGGGGAAG AAGCTCGGCGGCAGCATGCGACCGTGGAAGCGCGTGTTCTCCGTGCTGCGCTCCCATTCGCTGTTCCTCTACAAGGACAAGCGGGAGGCGGTGCTCCACGGCGCGGGGGCCCCCGGCCAGGACCACCAGCCGCCCATCTGCATCCGGGGCTGCCTGGTGGACATCGCCTACAGCGAGACCAAGAGGAAGCACACGCTGCGCCTCACCACGCAGGACTTCTGTGAGTACCTGCTGCAGGCCGAGGACCGCGAGGACATGCTGGCCTGGATCCGCGTCATCCGGGAGAACAGCAAGACCGACTCCGAG GAGCTCGGTTTTTCAAGGCAAGCACTCATCAACAAGAGGTTGAACGACTACAAGAAACAGAG TCCCACGGTCAACAAGCCAGACCACTCCCCCAGGGCCCACCGCATGATGCCCCCCTTCCTGCTGGCCAAGACGGACAACAACTCCGTGACCCGCTCCTCCAAGACCGGTGGGTCACACAGTAACTACg ATGACCTCAAGGCCGTGTGGGGCATCCACATCATGAAGAAGAGCAAAAAGACGGGCACTCCCAAAGCCTTTGGCATCAGACTGGAGGACTGTCAGCCTGCACTGAACAGCAAG TTTGTTCCCCTGATCGTGGAGATGTGCTGCGGGGTGGTGGAGGCCTCAGGGCTGGACTACACCGGTATCTACCGGGTACCGGGGAACAACGCCATGGTGTCCAACCTCCAGGAGCACCTGAACAAGGGCCTGGACATTAACACGGctgaggag AGATGGCAAGATTTGAACGTAATCAGTAGCCTTCTCAAGTCCTTCTTCCGGAAACTACCGGAACCTGTTTTTACAGATG ATAAGTATAACGACTTCATCGATGCAAACCGGATTGAGGATGCCGGGGACAGGCTAAAAACCATGAAGAAACTT ATCCAGGAACTCCCAGATTACTACCACCACACTCTCAGATACCTGGTGGGCCATCTCAAGAAGGTGGCTGATAACGCAGATAAGAACAAG ATGGAACCCAGGAACCTGGCTCTGGTGTTTGGTCCCACGCTGGTCCGGACGTCGGAGGACAACATGACGGACATGGTCACGCACATGCCCGACCGCTACAAGATCGTGGAGACGCTTATCCTGCAC CATGACTGGTTCTTTGATGATGGATCGCTggatgaggaggacgag gCCCCGGAGGATAAGCCTGACAGTCAGCCCGCGCCGAACATCGACCACCTGCTGTCCAACATCGGCAGGAGCGGCATGCCTGGAGAGGCCTCAG ATTCCACCACCAGCGATTCAGTTAAGTCCAag CCGTCGTCGGGTCCCAAGAAGGACATGAGCACCAGGGAGTTCCTCTCCATGTCCATCATGTCCGCGGTGACCAGGAAGCGTAAGAAGAGCCCCAGCCTACACCCGGCGGGGgttggcagcagcagcacggacGACGACTCTGAGCACGAACCGGTCAAAACCAGCAACTACGGCGGCTCGGAGCAGAGAGAGCATGGAGACGGGGACGAGGCCGCACAGGAGACGCCCACGAGGTGCGACCCTTCGAggcgagaggaaggaggggaagctGCCGAGAACTGCGTCCGCTGCGACGGAGAGAAGGCGGAAAAAGGGAcgcagaaggaggaggtgaagaggcGAGGCGAAAGGCCCGTGCAGCCCCGCCCCAGCAGTTTCCTTTACTCTCATTATTATCAGTGTCCGACAAGGCTTCATGCGAGCTGCCAGAGACCCCTGTACGGAACCAGTCCTTTCCAGCACCCCAGGCCCCGATACCTGGCCAAGCCACTGCCCGTGATCCCCTCCTGGCTGCCTCCCGGAAGGCGGTGCCAGAACCCCGGCCTGCAGACCAGACAGGAGCCCGAGTGTAACCAGCCGGTGTCCGTCCGATACCGCACGGCgagaggagggcgagagagagcagtgTCTATGAACCTGGACCTCGAGATGCATCAGGCGGAAGATTGGAGAGGAGAACGGGTGGAGGTTATCAGAGTCATCGAGGGAGTGCCAAGGGTTTTCGGTGCACCGCAGGGCTCCATTCTCAGTCCTGAGGCGATTCAGCAGAGACCACAGAGGATAGACAGACTTCGTTCTACAGCAGCGGAGGCCCcgaccctctctcctccttccttggGATTCATGGATCAAGATGCCGTGGTTGTCCTCAGGAAGTCGGCCATGGACTCCAGGGACAAAAGAAGAGCATTCCGTCGCCACACAGTAGTGGTTTGA